In the genome of Leguminivora glycinivorella isolate SPB_JAAS2020 chromosome 21, LegGlyc_1.1, whole genome shotgun sequence, one region contains:
- the LOC125237290 gene encoding activity-regulated cytoskeleton associated protein 2-like, whose protein sequence is MLSPEQFAQLLEKMPSASQPRGSFINCQYSYDGTKDPEVVEAFLSAVNIFKRSADIGDQTALSELPILLKGEAGVWWLGVKSNVTSWSDFEVRLRENFAPVREPYMLYLDIMQKQLPNQTTEEFIRNKRLLFSQLPSPGHSETVQLDILCMAYYVWTSEIKFHDPM, encoded by the coding sequence ATGCTTTCACCGGAACAGTTCGCTCAACTTCTGGAGAAGATGCCCTCTGCGTCACAACCTAGGGGCTCTTTCATTAACTGCCAATATAGTTACGATGGCACCAAGGATCCTGAGGTTGTGGAGGCTTTCCTGTCCGCTGTGAATATTTTTAAGCGGTCAGCTGACATCGGGGACCAGACAGCGCTCAGCGAGTTACCCATTTTGCTGAAAGGTGAAGCTGGAGTTTGGTGGCTAGGCGTGAAAAGCAACGTGACATCATGGTCAGACTTCGAAGTACGTCTTCGAGAAAACTTCGCTCCTGTACGCGAGCCCTACATGTTATACCTTGACATAATGCAGAAGCAGCTGCCAAATCAGACAACTGAGGAGTTTATAAGGAACAAGCGACTACTGTTTTCGCAACTTCCGAGCCCTGGACATTCTGAAACTGTGCAGCTAGACATATTGTGTATGGCCTACTACGTCTGGACATCAGAGATAAAGTTCCACGATCCGATGTGA